A window of the Trichoplusia ni isolate ovarian cell line Hi5 chromosome 4, tn1, whole genome shotgun sequence genome harbors these coding sequences:
- the LOC113493140 gene encoding probable G-protein coupled receptor 158, which produces MQVRWAAWALAWCACAAAAPAEPRAPLPTATAAAAAAPHAPAVATCEPLVLKNTPPMPSNAREHEAAAMHTARALVELVQQGVADEERAAALARAATRAPLSPPPAAVALGAPQLHLGVLYIAEPPKLVVFQQNNSITLRQFWRTLASAWNATTAVWSNAWFSCEKDGEGWWGGVAAARGSGPARSAAALFRRWPSLPCEEAMNDWLGGAPLCDAATTDCEATPSFGSNDRRIEYRCKCQAGHWSAGGSGWLSGATLAADNSGPLTCTPCGMGSDSTACLADVYRIALLAANLAGMLLCLVIGLIIFKKRKCKAVAMGMWTVLEVVLLGALLMYASAASQYISVAKWRCIAGAWLRELGFVACYGSVVLRLWVLLAEFRTRKAHRWTPRDSEVLRVVGAMVSGAACYLAAFTATAACEEDADAGCARAAWHHVTAAAELLLLLAGLRIAYAARNANVPFQERGWLSAALVVEGLCGVWWRGVAWCAASAAPERWPVAAAARAQLSAGAALACVLAPRLWHGYRARSLAQEVSRRGPAEGFGAEGEEEPTSEEVRAELKRLYVQLEILRNKTLRRDNPHISKRRGGRKPPHRRFSLQKKGSREKALQARRGGKGKAGGSASAVEASEAGDASRTPEDSVCSAEGPSHYTDADTQA; this is translated from the exons ATGCAGGTGCGGTGGGCGGCGTGGGCGCTGGCgtggtgcgcgtgcgcagcggcCGCGCCGGCCGAGCCACGCGCGCCGCTACCcaccgccaccgccgccgccgccgccgcgccgcacgcgcccgcCGTCGCTACGTGTGAACCACTCGTGCTTAAGAACACACCGCCTATGCCATCG AACGCGCGAGAACATGAGGCAGCCGCAATGCACACAGCGCGCGCTCTGGTGGAGCTGGTGCAGCAGGGCGTGGCGGACGaggagcgcgcggcggcgctaGCGCGAGCAGCCACGCGCGCTCCGCTCTCACCGCCGCCTGCCGCCGTAGCTCTCGGCGCTCCGCAGTTACATCTCGGAGTACTGTACATAGCAGAACCTCCTAAACTAGTCGTatttcaacaaaacaattccATAACGTTGCGTCAGTTCTGGAGGACGTTGGCGTCAGCATGGAATGCGACTACAGCGGTCTGGTCAAACGCGTGGTTTTCCTGCGAAAAAGACGGCGAGGGTTGGTGGGGTGGAGTGGCTGCAGCTCGGGGGTCGGGTCCGGCGCGATCAGCTGCGGCGCTATTCCGGCGCTGGCCATCCTTGCCGTGCGAAGAAGCCATGAACGACTGGCTAGGTGGAGCCCCACTTTGTGATGCAGCCACGACAGATTGTGAAGCAACTCCTTCTTTTGGGTCCAACGATCGAAGGATAGAg TATCGCTGTAAGTGCCAGGCTGGTCACTGGAGCGCTGGTGGTAGCGGCTGGCTGAGCGGCGCCACGCTGGCCGCAGACAACTCCGGTCCCCTTACCTGCACTCCTTGCGGTATGGGCAGCGACTCCACCGCCTGCCTCGCTGACGTTTACCGTATAGCTCTCTTAGCTGCCAACTTGGCGGGAATGTTGCTCTGTCTTGTTATTGGACTCATCATATTTAAGAAGCGGAAATGtaaa GCGGTGGCCATGGGCATGTGGACTGTGTTAGAAGTCGTACTTCTTGGAGCCTTGTTAATGTATGCTTCG GCGGCATCCCAGTACATATCTGTGGCGAAGTGGCGCTGCATAGCGGGCGCGTGGCTGCGGGAACTCGGCTTTGTGGCCTGCTACGGCTCCGTAGTACTGAGGCTCTGGGTGCTGCTCGCTGAGTTCCGCACAAGAAAAGCTCATCGGTGGACACCGAGAGATTCTGAG GTTCTTCGAGTGGTGGGTGCGATGGTATCAGGTGCGGCGTGTTACCTGGCGGCCTTCACAGCGACGGCAGCATGTGAGGAGGACGCGGACGCGGGCTGTGCACGCGCCGCCTGGCACCACGTCACCGCCGCCGCAGAGCTACTGCTGCTACTTGCAGGACTACGAATCGCATATGCCGCCAGAAACGCGAACGTTCCTTTTCAG gaGCGCGGCTGGTTGTCAGCGGCACTGGTGGTGGAGGGGTTGTGCGGAGTGTGGTGGCGCGGGGTCGCGTGGTGTGCGGCAAGCGCGGCGCCCGAGCGCTGGCCTGTGGCGGCCGCCGCGCGAGCTCAGCTGTCTGCCGGTGCCGCGCTCGCCTGCGTGCTAGCACCGCGGCTCTGGCACGGGTACCGTGCGCGCTCCCTCGCGCAAGAG GTATCACGTCGTGGTCCTGCGGAAGGCTTTGGCGCGGAGGGCGAGGAGGAACCCACATCGGAAGAGGTCCGCGCCGAGCTCAAGCGGCTGTATGTGCAGCTGGAGATCCTGCGCAACAAGACGCTGCGCCGCGACAACCCTCACATCAGCAAGCGGCGCGGGGGACGCAAGCCGCCGCATAGACGGTTCTCGCTACAG AAAAAGGGCAGTCGTGAAAAG GCTCTgcaggcgcggcgcggcggcaaGGGCAAGGCGGGCGGCAGCGCCAGCGCCGTGGAGGCGAGTGAGGCCGGCGACGCCTCGCGAACTCCTGAAGACTCCGTCTGCTCCGCCGAGGGCCCGAGCCATTACACCGACGCCGACACGCAGGCGTGA